The following DNA comes from Candidatus Eisenbacteria bacterium.
GCGCGCCCTGGCCGATGCACACCCGCCGCGTGTGCCGACCGAGGACGCTCATGAGCGGCTGGAGCGCGAACTTCGCCGCGAGCTTCGGGTTCGTCCGCGCGCCGTCGCAATACTCGGGCGTCCACAGCCGATGCGGGTGCTGGAACTGGAGCTGATCGCCGGACCACACGTGATCGAAACCAGCCGCCTCGAGCGCCTGCGCCGACTGGATCACCTGCTCGACCGGCGGATAGCTCGACGTGAACGTGCCGAACGTGAGCGCGGCGGGGTTCAGGCGCGGCACGGCGGAATCTAGTTCGGGCCCGCGGCCGGGAGGTCGTGATTCATGCTCTCGCGGAGATCGATCAGCGCCTGATCGAAGGCGTCCACGCGAATCAGCCCCAGACGCGGGTACTCGATGTCCAGGATCACGTACACGGCCATCGCCACGACGAGCGCGAAGCCCAGCATGTGGACGCGGGTCCGCAACGTGTCGCCGACCATGCCGTAGCCCGCCATCAGCGAGGCCGCGAGCGCCAGCGCGAACAGCATCGCGAACACGACGACCGGCGGATGCATCTGCGTCGCCATGTATCGGGTCGTCGTGATGTCGATCATGGCGTTGAGAGCCGGCAACAGAAGTATCGCCGCCGCCGGCGCGGCGTCCTTTGCCCTGCTGGCCGTCACTGCTTCGCCCCAGATCCGGGTCTGCAGCTCGTTGGCGCGCAGGAAATGCTCCTTGGCGGCGGCGACGTCCGGGAGCTTCCGATACATCTCGATCCGCGCGTCGAGATAGCGCCGGAAAAGGTCGCGGAGGACTGGTTGGCTGTCGGCCGGCAGCAGGTCGAGTCGGAGGTAGGCCGTGCCGATGTCGTTGGTCTCCTCCACGATCAATTCCCGTCGCGCGTCGAACCTCGCGCTCGCGCCCGAGAAGGTGAACGCGATGAGGAGTCCGAGCAGGCCGAAG
Coding sequences within:
- a CDS encoding DUF4239 domain-containing protein; protein product: MNHAVIVFLLALGLLLGMLLLLQVGRHLGRKRALKEADGDAAGIGAVDGAIFGLLGLLIAFTFSGASARFDARRELIVEETNDIGTAYLRLDLLPADSQPVLRDLFRRYLDARIEMYRKLPDVAAAKEHFLRANELQTRIWGEAVTASRAKDAAPAAAILLLPALNAMIDITTTRYMATQMHPPVVVFAMLFALALAASLMAGYGMVGDTLRTRVHMLGFALVVAMAVYVILDIEYPRLGLIRVDAFDQALIDLRESMNHDLPAAGPN